The following is a genomic window from Manihot esculenta cultivar AM560-2 chromosome 9, M.esculenta_v8, whole genome shotgun sequence.
ATGTTCATCATCCAAATTTTTTCATCATGGATATATCCAGAAGATCACAACTTATAGAGCTGTATCATGTCCAGGGAGAAGACATCTGTGTAGCTGCGGTAAGAGAAGTTAAAGAAGAGACAGATGTAAGTATAATGCAACTTGAATGTCAATTAAAGATtaatagaaatatatatatacacacgcaTGTAATTCAATAgtgacagtttttttttttttttgctgacAGATTGAAACAAAATTTGTAGAAGTATTAGCATTCAGGTATGCAGTTTTACTAGAATAATTTGTCATCATCTGCATTGTTTGCCTTAACCTTTTCTAGAACATTAATTAACTACTTCCCAGGACCATAGTTTGCTGATGTAACTTTATCTCCATGATTACCATCTTtacttttaaatgttttaagcacaGAGGATAGTGTGCTTTTGCTTTTCAGCATTACATGTTCCCTAAAGAGAGTGTTTGTGGGTTGAGGAGACCTAAAGCAAATTGCATCCAAAAACAAAAGACTTCCTCTTCTGTGCATCTAAAAGACTGAAACTTACccttttatataattttcagGCAAAGCCACAGAGCTTTTTTTGGGAAGTCAGATTTATCCTTCATATGCCTGCTACAGCCCCTTTCCTTTGAAGTCGAGAAGCAGGAATCAGAGATAGAGGCAGCCCAGGTAAGTTTTGTTCAAAGCAGATTttcgagaaaaaaaaaaaaaagaacaagtgTTATGATCACCAATTAACTGCATATTTTGATTTCGCATAATGGATACTGTGAACTTTGATGTTTAGTATTATTACCCTAATTGCAGCTACTGCAGTAGTCCTCAAACCATTGTATTGTAATTGTCTGCAGTGGATGCCATTGGATGAATATGTAGCCCAACCATATTTCCAGAAAAGTGACCTTTCGAAGTACATGCTTGATATATGCTTGGCAAAAGTAGATAAGAAGTATTCTGGGTGTTATCCAGTTCCTGTTACATCAAATATTTCAGATGAAAGTGGTCTCTTATACGTGAATAATCGATACCTGAGAAAGACAGCAAGGCCTGGTCTTCACGTGTCAGTTTAGCCTGTTGAACTATACTCTGGCAAGAATTCTGATTCTGCAATTTCAATTTGTAGAAAATGattatattttgttatttcAATTCGTTTTTcaggaagaaaaataaaatagttgtATTAGTTCATTATTTGATTCATTATGTGAACAATGCTTAGTTGATTAATAAATCTTTATTCAATTGATCTTATTTTCTTAGACTTCTTCTTGTGAAATGCACTGCAATTGATAGAGTTGGCTGAGTTGTTTGTGGCTGTGTGAAGCAACAAAAATTAATGTaaaaactaattttatttttagtttattgaaaaataataaaattttgatgtCAAGTGATAGAATCTTAAACAAGTTTGAAGCGTGAGAtagaaaagaatttttttatatcggaaaaatattttcattcacCAAATTTTCTGATTGTCCAAACACTAGAAATTACTTTTAGCTGcgatgttaaaaataaaaagaaattaaattctaCAGTTAAATAGAAAGTTTTGTCAACAAAGTTCTTAAAAATGCTCTCTTTTGGAAAGAGTAAGTggtttttattaaaaatgtttaattttctttaattggatatatttcactttaattaattattaaattttgaataattaattattatgaatattttaaacttaaaataaatacaaaatttaaaaaaattatagaaagtaTTTTCCTTTCAGATTAGTTAAGTAAAATAAACCAAACTAAATATGCATAGTAATACATTAACCTATTTCTAGTGGAAATGAATACCaaattaacattaaaattttttatgattatggATTACAATTACTAAATTCATGCATTTCTTTTTTAGTTgagataaaaaatttcaaaaaacttaatttaatttatttattactaaatttcttgatttaaaaaaaaatatattttttaatttaaaaaaaaattactattgatTATTCTATAGTTatcctaattaattaaaatatttatatagttttagaattacattaaaatatttttaattatttttatcattaaatttattttaaataattaaaatatctctatagTTTTGAGATTACATTAAatgttcttatatttttattatattaattaaaaaagatacttattagtttttatttatatttttccttagtttattagtaaaaataattttttttaaaatacaagtgcagttaaatttttatacttttatttaaaagCCATATAAATCTGGCTCATTTACTatctctatatattttttaaatatttttatgttaattaaaatactgattttaaattaaaaaaataatattttattattaaaaaaaattatatcaatttaggACTTATTTGCCCCTTCAATAAAAACATGCAGACtgcattgattaaaaaaaataaataaattggccTAGTTGactcttaaataaaaatacagagatttaattaaatttatttttaaaattttttctcaattgtcctactcattaaaaaaaaattcaccaaccatctttttaatttgttttcctATTCtgttttagattaattttatttaataagaagttaatttgaatatataattttttttaattttaataaataaattaatgataaaaataaatagaaaataataaatatattttttagttaataaaataaaaatataaaaatattttaatgtaattttaaaattaagaaacttTATAATTGATTAGAATAAAGTAAACGatacaatattaaaactgtttttaattttgattaataaaTTGAGAGTAAAATTAATAGATGTCTTTTTAGTTGatggaataaaaatataaatatattttaatataattttaaaactataaaaattttaattaattaaaataaattataggaggatgttaataattattttttaaaaaataaattatgtataattttataaatatttatttaaatgttttttaaaaaattaaatgctgCCAAATAGAGAgttgataaatttttaagatttgcccataaaatttatgttttttttatcagttttaagaaaaaattttgcAGAAAAAGTTTGTAAAAATCTATAAATAAACACAAGCAATCCATTATTTCtgaaaattacttttaatttggtttgagtataattaaaattaagtgggtttcacaaaaaaaaaaaaagaaaaaaaacacacAGAGTGTAATTTCCCATGAGAAGGTGAAAAGTTGAAGCGATTATAGCAAAAACAGGAAAAGCTTGAGAGCGAAGGAAAGAAATGTGGTCTGTTCGCAGGTTGTCTTCTTCGTCATTGCTTTGGAGTTATGGCGGCTCCAAATGCATATCTTACATGCCTTCCAGATTCGCCGCTTTTTCCCCAGGTTAGTTGTCTCTGTCTATTGGGTAGGTTTTCATTTGATTGAATCTATATGAATGATTTGGCTGCTGCCTGTTTTCTTAATTAGATCGAAATATTCTCAGTGTTTCCCTTTTACTGTTTCAATCTATTCTAATTAGTTGGGCGATTAGAGAGTTGTAGATCAATTGATATTCTCTCTGATTAGGGCTCATCTTCTTGAGTAgttgaatttcaattttaaaactaGTAGAAATTGGATGGATTTTTATCTACTAAATTCATTCAATGAAAACAACTTCAAACCCTTATAATGACGTGAACCACCTAGGAGCCCATATAAGCACCAACTCACCCTGGAAAACAGCTTGTGAAGGGAGGTTGCATTGGAGCCTTATAAAGCTCTTGTCCCCTTGGCAATTGGAGAACTAAGGTCCTTGTTGGTTGCGGCTGGCACTCTACACATTGGACCCATGTCCTTGCACAATAGGCCTAAGCCACCACTCGCATTGTTGCGTCTCATAGGATAGGGCTGGCTCTGATCCATTGAAGTGAGTAAAAAGTTACCTGGATAGGAGTCACATTTAAAATAGGCTTGCAAGGAGAGTGTGTCTAGGAGCTTATAAATCCCTCGCTGAGGTGGTTCCTTACCAATGTGAGATTAAATCATTGTATTTTATCAAATTGTTTATAAGTTCTGatttaagagaaaagaaaggggTATTTGGGATACTGGGTTGGGGGAGGATAGAGTACAAGAGCTGCAAGCAACCCAGAATATAAATTGTTTGCATTAATGTGGATTTTAGAAATACTTCATCAAAATTTAAACTCTTAATTAATATCCTCATATAGTTATTGAAAACTTGTTCCATTTTGCAGGTAGTTTAGATAATGACAATAGTAGTTCTAGTTCGGATAAATGTTGCCTGAGGAGATAGTAAATACATATGATGTGTTCTTCTGAAAATTTTGGGACTAAAATGGATTTGTTGCCTGCAGGAGGAAATGTCCCTGGTCCATATCCTTCAAGGTTCCAAAATTCTGCAGGTAGGAATGATGCTGAGATGAGGAGGAATCCCAATCCCATGGATTTTGTGAGGGAAATAGTAGAACAAGGGAATTCTAGATTTTCTCAAAACAATGTTGTGCATAATGCAGGAGAAAATGTCCGTGGTCCATATCCTTCAAGGTTCCAAAATTCTGCTGGTCTGAATGATGATGGGATGAGGAGGAATTCCAATCTCATGGATTATGTGAGGGGAATAATAGATCAAGAGAATTCTAGATTTTCTCAAAACAATGTTGAGCATAATGCTGATATTGTGCACATGAAGCTAATGCGTAACAATAGCTTTATTAGTGTGACAGATTCTAAAGGAAATACAAAGCTTGTGGCCACATCAGGTTCAAAGAAAGTAGTAGGGGACGGAAAAGCAACTCGGTATGCTGCTGAAGCAACTGCAGAATATGTTGGAAGGATGGCAAGAGAGATGGGGTTGAAATCAGTTGTGGTGAAGGTGGAAGGGTTCACTTACTTCAGGAGGAAAAGGCAAGCAATCATGAGCTTTAGGGAGGGCTTTTGTAATTCTCGAGCAGATAGGAATCCTATTGTTTACATTGAAGATACTACTCGGCGGCCCCATAATGGATGCCGACTTCCAAAGAAACGCCGTATTTAGATTATAGCATGTTAACTAGAAGGTAACTGCAGGTTGAAACAAATTGTCGGCAAGGGTTTCACACACACATGGAGCAGATAAATCCCTAGGGAAGGTAACTTGAAACTGGTGCTAATGTTAGTTTGATGAATTCTTCCCATTAGTTTAAAGTTGTCCTTGTGTTGGTTATGTGCTGACTAGTATTTTCACATGGAATTGTGTTACTCTGAGTTAAtgtctttttatttattgtgtCTAGAAATCTCCTGTTCATCTCTGAATTATCTATCTAATGATGGTTTGCTTCTGGGAATGGTGGAAATTTGTTCATTCTATCTGAggaagataaattattttacaagATCCTATATAGATTCTAATTCAAATTATTGATTGGAATAGTTActattatgaaatataattttactgATTCTTATTCATAAATTATATTACATCTCTCTATTTGTTTTTTTGAGCTCAAAAgtatataattaagaaaaaattactacttagtcCTTATAATATGAGAAAATTTACTGGTTGGtttattgattttgaaaaatatattaaaaaatttttaatgttttaaaaattctactaattaatttatttattaattttaacttttaaatattataaaaaatttaaaatatttatgataggAAAGAATtgattaatagactttttaaaaaattgaataattaattaataaatttttaaaaattatagacattaaataataaaatatttaatgattaaaattaatagagattttttaaaaaaataaaaaaaaatttaatatattttttaaaattaataaattaattagtaaatttttttatattataaaaattaaatagtaattttttttataattaattgaatCAGTATGGTTAGGGTAACTCAATTTTCAAGGCTTCTAGTTATTTTTCTTGTCCCTTTTGAAAAATCAAGGCTTTCATTTTGTTGTagggaaaaacattaaaattataatatatatattttaaaactgtaatatgtaaaataatgttGTTTTTTTTCTGTACGGAAAGGTAACTTTAAACTTCAAATTAGATTGCgaatcagatttttttttttaagaagaaaatattataatttttaattgcctagaaaatattaataaatatataatgctgaattttaataatttattccttaaaaattacaattaaacTCCATAGTAAAGTTCTCATTCCTCTTTCTCTTGAGGGAAAATAAAGTAAATAGTCCTTAGACTTTATGATGTATAAATACACACCCACATTAGATCTTctattgatttaataaaattataattttaatcgtattttttatcaat
Proteins encoded in this region:
- the LOC110622090 gene encoding probable ribosomal protein S11, mitochondrial isoform X2, with amino-acid sequence MWSVRRLSSSSLLWSYGGSKCISYMPSRFAAFSPGGNVPGPYPSRFQNSAGENVRGPYPSRFQNSAGLNDDGMRRNSNLMDYVRGIIDQENSRFSQNNVEHNADIVHMKLMRNNSFISVTDSKGNTKLVATSGSKKVVGDGKATRYAAEATAEYVGRMAREMGLKSVVVKVEGFTYFRRKRQAIMSFREGFCNSRADRNPIVYIEDTTRRPHNGCRLPKKRRI
- the LOC110622090 gene encoding probable ribosomal protein S11, mitochondrial isoform X1; this encodes MWSVRRLSSSSLLWSYGGSKCISYMPSRFAAFSPGGNVPGPYPSRFQNSAGRNDAEMRRNPNPMDFVREIVEQGNSRFSQNNVVHNAGENVRGPYPSRFQNSAGLNDDGMRRNSNLMDYVRGIIDQENSRFSQNNVEHNADIVHMKLMRNNSFISVTDSKGNTKLVATSGSKKVVGDGKATRYAAEATAEYVGRMAREMGLKSVVVKVEGFTYFRRKRQAIMSFREGFCNSRADRNPIVYIEDTTRRPHNGCRLPKKRRI